The Vibrio tarriae genome includes a window with the following:
- a CDS encoding NAD(P)/FAD-dependent oxidoreductase, which translates to MKIAIIGSGISGLTCGYYLHRYHDITLFEANDYIGGHTATVDVELAGKPYAVDTGFIVYNDRTYPNFIKMMDEIGVQGKPTQMSFSVRNDANGLEYNGHTLTTLFAQKRNWLNPKFYRFIAEILRFNRLTKACVDNQLANEQTLGDFLAQHQFSEYFCENYILPMGAAIWSSSLADMRAFPLMFFARFFLNHGLLDVTNRPQWYVIPGGSRSYIAPLTQGFGDRIRLNSAVTQVKRLPTGVDVVVNGQSERFDEVIFACHSDQALAMLSDASSTEQQLLSALAYQANEVVLHTDTRLLPQRKAAWAAWNYWLKGEANQETRLPSLTYNMNILQHIEAPETFCVTLNSSEDIDPSKILRRFTYHHPVFSRPAIEAQQKKAQISGVNHTWFCGAYWHNGFHEDGVRSALDVVTQLEAYAQRSEQGAA; encoded by the coding sequence ATGAAAATTGCAATCATTGGCTCGGGCATTTCAGGTTTAACCTGTGGTTACTATCTGCACCGTTATCACGATATCACCCTATTCGAAGCCAATGACTACATTGGCGGGCACACTGCGACGGTGGATGTTGAGCTTGCGGGTAAGCCATACGCAGTGGATACGGGCTTTATCGTTTATAACGACAGAACCTATCCTAATTTCATCAAAATGATGGATGAGATTGGCGTACAAGGTAAACCGACGCAGATGAGCTTCAGTGTGCGCAATGATGCTAACGGTTTGGAGTACAACGGGCATACCCTGACTACCTTATTCGCTCAAAAGCGTAACTGGCTGAATCCAAAGTTTTATCGTTTTATCGCGGAGATTTTACGCTTTAACCGTTTAACGAAAGCGTGCGTCGATAATCAATTGGCGAATGAGCAAACCTTAGGTGATTTTCTGGCTCAGCATCAGTTTTCTGAATACTTCTGTGAAAACTACATTCTGCCCATGGGGGCGGCGATTTGGTCTTCCTCTCTGGCTGATATGCGAGCTTTCCCTCTGATGTTTTTCGCGCGCTTTTTCCTAAACCATGGCCTACTGGATGTTACTAATCGTCCGCAGTGGTATGTGATCCCCGGCGGTTCGCGCAGTTATATTGCACCTTTAACCCAAGGATTTGGTGATCGCATCCGCCTCAATAGCGCGGTCACTCAAGTGAAGCGTTTACCAACTGGGGTAGACGTTGTGGTCAATGGTCAGAGTGAGCGTTTTGATGAGGTGATTTTTGCTTGCCATAGCGACCAAGCTCTTGCCATGCTCAGTGATGCAAGTTCCACCGAACAACAACTGCTGTCTGCACTCGCTTATCAGGCGAATGAAGTGGTGCTCCATACGGATACTCGTTTGCTGCCCCAACGTAAAGCGGCTTGGGCGGCTTGGAATTACTGGTTGAAAGGTGAAGCCAATCAAGAAACGCGCTTGCCATCTTTGACCTACAACATGAATATTTTGCAGCATATTGAAGCGCCAGAGACGTTCTGCGTCACACTCAATAGTAGTGAGGACATTGACCCGAGCAAGATACTGCGCCGATTTACCTATCATCATCCGGTGTTTTCTCGTCCTGCGATTGAAGCGCAGCAGAAAAAAGCGCAGATCAGCGGTGTCAACCATACTTGGTTTTGTGGCGCATACTGGCATAACGGTTTTCATGAAGATGGGGTACGCAGTGCGCTGGATGTGGTAACCCAATTGGAAGCTTACGCACAGCGCAGTGAGCAAGGAGCGGCCTAA
- the purB gene encoding adenylosuccinate lyase: MELSALTAVSPVDGRYGSKTIALRSIFSEFGLLKYRTIVEIRWLQKLAATTEIAEVPAFSAEANQFLDAIAANFNEADALRIKEIERTTNHDVKAVEYFLKEKVAAMPELHAVNEFIHFACTSEDINNTSHALMLKEARDTVILPEIRNVIDAIRKLAKEYRDIPLLSRTHGQPASPSTMGKEMANVAYRMERQYKQIANVEILAKINGAVGNYNAHLSAYPTVDWHKFSEEFITESLGVDWNPYTTQIEPHDYIAELFEAVARFNTILIDFDRDVWGYIALGHFKQRTIAGEIGSSTMPHKVNPIDFENSEGNLGLANAVFTHLAQKLPISRWQRDLTDSTVLRNLGVGVGYAIIAYTSTLKGISKLEVNRDALLAELDHNWEVLAEPIQTVMRRYGIEKPYEKLKELTRGKRVDGEAMRQFIDGLELPAEEKTRLKAMTPASYIGYAIELTDKL, encoded by the coding sequence ATGGAACTGTCAGCATTGACTGCTGTTTCACCGGTAGATGGCCGCTACGGAAGTAAAACGATTGCGTTACGCAGTATCTTCAGTGAGTTTGGTCTCCTAAAGTACCGCACTATCGTTGAAATTCGCTGGCTACAAAAGCTAGCCGCCACTACTGAAATCGCAGAAGTGCCTGCATTCAGTGCCGAAGCGAATCAATTCCTTGATGCGATTGCCGCCAACTTTAATGAGGCGGATGCACTGCGTATCAAAGAGATTGAACGCACTACCAACCACGATGTAAAAGCCGTGGAATACTTCCTGAAAGAGAAAGTAGCGGCCATGCCTGAACTGCATGCCGTCAACGAGTTCATTCACTTTGCTTGTACTTCCGAAGACATCAACAACACTTCACATGCGTTGATGCTCAAAGAAGCTCGTGACACGGTGATCCTGCCTGAAATTCGTAACGTGATTGACGCAATTCGCAAACTGGCCAAAGAGTACCGCGATATTCCGCTGCTTTCTCGTACTCACGGTCAGCCAGCCTCTCCATCGACCATGGGTAAAGAGATGGCGAACGTGGCCTACCGCATGGAGCGCCAATACAAGCAGATCGCTAACGTAGAAATCCTAGCCAAAATCAACGGTGCGGTGGGTAACTACAACGCGCACCTTTCTGCTTACCCAACGGTAGATTGGCATAAATTCAGCGAAGAGTTCATCACTGAATCTTTGGGCGTAGACTGGAACCCGTACACCACGCAAATCGAGCCGCATGATTACATTGCTGAGCTGTTTGAAGCGGTAGCACGTTTTAACACTATCTTGATCGACTTTGATCGTGATGTTTGGGGTTACATTGCTCTGGGCCACTTCAAACAAAGAACCATCGCGGGTGAAATTGGCTCTTCTACCATGCCACACAAAGTCAACCCAATCGACTTTGAAAACTCAGAAGGTAACTTGGGTCTGGCGAACGCGGTATTTACCCATTTAGCGCAAAAACTGCCTATCTCTCGTTGGCAACGTGATTTAACGGATTCTACCGTACTGCGTAACCTCGGTGTGGGTGTCGGCTATGCCATCATCGCTTATACCTCAACTTTGAAAGGCATCAGCAAGCTGGAAGTGAACCGCGACGCACTACTTGCAGAACTGGATCACAACTGGGAAGTTCTGGCAGAGCCAATCCAAACTGTGATGCGCCGCTACGGCATTGAAAAGCCTTATGAGAAGCTCAAAGAACTGACTCGTGGTAAGCGAGTAGATGGTGAAGCGATGCGTCAATTCATTGATGGTTTAGAACTGCCAGCGGAAGAGAAAACGCGCTTGAAAGCCATGACACCAGCCAGCTACATTGGCTATGCGATTGAGCTGACGGACAAGCTGTAA
- a CDS encoding SAM-dependent methyltransferase gives MLNSSSMEISGSLTSWQKGARSVIHRALQYLEGNLTVIEHFPDQTQTKHEQFGQNKPDAIHAVIEVKHPDFYSRVLKGGSIAAAEAYMEGWWESPNLTALMQLMAANLGTLDKLESQSSPVTQWLNRFTHWLKRNTIDQAKDNIHQHYDLGNELYQLFLDEEMLYSSALFTQPELSLEQAQQAKMQRLCEQLQLKPTDHVLEIGTGWGAMAIYMAQHYGCKVTTTTISEEQYAYAQQKITALGLNNQITLLKQDYRLLSGQYDKLVSIEMIEAVGKAYLPTFLSQCYALLKPRGKMAIQAITIADQRYESYSNNVDFIQKYIFPGGFLPSISVLTELATKRTGLVLRNLHDIGMDYALTLQHWRDRFEQQLPKVRDLGYDERFIRMWRYYFCYCEGGFLARSISTVHMTFERD, from the coding sequence ATGTTAAATAGCTCGTCGATGGAAATATCCGGCTCTCTAACCAGCTGGCAGAAAGGTGCCCGCAGCGTAATTCACCGTGCATTACAGTATCTCGAAGGCAATTTAACGGTGATAGAACATTTCCCCGACCAAACCCAAACCAAGCATGAACAATTTGGCCAAAATAAGCCCGATGCCATTCATGCCGTGATCGAGGTTAAGCACCCGGATTTTTACAGCCGAGTATTGAAGGGCGGCAGTATTGCTGCCGCAGAAGCTTACATGGAAGGGTGGTGGGAAAGCCCTAATCTGACGGCTTTGATGCAGTTGATGGCTGCCAACCTCGGTACGCTGGATAAGCTAGAAAGTCAAAGTAGTCCTGTGACTCAATGGTTAAACCGTTTCACTCACTGGCTCAAACGCAACACCATAGATCAAGCCAAAGATAATATTCACCAGCACTATGATTTGGGGAATGAGCTTTACCAACTGTTCCTCGATGAAGAGATGCTTTACTCCAGCGCGCTGTTTACCCAACCTGAGCTCTCACTAGAGCAGGCGCAGCAAGCCAAAATGCAGCGTTTGTGTGAGCAACTACAACTGAAACCGACCGATCACGTGTTAGAAATTGGTACGGGGTGGGGCGCGATGGCGATTTACATGGCGCAGCACTATGGCTGTAAGGTCACCACCACCACCATTTCTGAAGAGCAGTATGCTTACGCACAGCAAAAAATTACGGCACTTGGGCTAAATAACCAAATTACCCTGCTCAAACAAGATTACCGTTTGCTGAGCGGTCAGTATGACAAGTTGGTATCGATTGAAATGATTGAAGCGGTGGGTAAGGCCTACTTGCCGACGTTTTTGAGCCAATGCTATGCGTTACTGAAGCCGCGCGGCAAAATGGCGATTCAGGCAATCACCATTGCCGATCAGCGTTATGAAAGCTACAGCAATAACGTGGACTTTATTCAGAAATACATTTTCCCCGGCGGTTTTTTGCCTTCGATCAGTGTGTTGACCGAATTAGCCACCAAACGTACTGGGTTGGTGTTGCGTAACTTGCATGACATCGGCATGGATTACGCACTGACGTTGCAACACTGGCGTGACCGCTTTGAGCAGCAACTGCCGAAAGTGCGTGATCTTGGGTATGACGAACGTTTCATCCGTATGTGGCGTTATTACTTTTGTTACTGCGAAGGTGGCTTTTTAGCCCGTAGCATCAGTACCGTGCACATGACTTTTGAACGAGATTAA
- a CDS encoding nuclear transport factor 2 family protein produces MDVQHVAQFYQQLDKSQLHRLIEIYHPDVVFEDAAHHIEGFDALYQYFLNLYQNVHTCTFTIHEQYAVNERAFLVWTMHLRHPKLAKGEQVDVKGVSHLRFAEGKVTYHRDYFDMGEMLYEQLPVLGQVIRAIKRRLGQ; encoded by the coding sequence ATGGACGTACAACACGTCGCGCAGTTTTATCAACAATTAGATAAGAGCCAATTACATAGGCTGATTGAAATCTATCATCCTGATGTGGTGTTTGAAGATGCCGCACATCACATCGAAGGGTTTGACGCCCTTTACCAGTATTTTTTGAATCTTTACCAAAACGTTCATACCTGTACTTTTACCATTCATGAGCAGTATGCGGTCAATGAGCGCGCGTTTTTGGTCTGGACCATGCATTTACGTCACCCAAAATTAGCCAAGGGCGAACAGGTGGATGTGAAAGGCGTGAGCCACTTGCGCTTTGCCGAGGGCAAAGTGACCTACCATCGCGATTATTTCGATATGGGGGAAATGCTTTATGAGCAATTGCCTGTGTTGGGGCAAGTTATCCGCGCGATTAAGCGGAGACTAGGACAATGA
- the htpX gene encoding protease HtpX, with translation MKRILLFLATNLAVVLVLSVVLNIVYAVTGMQPGSLSGLLVMAAVFGFGGAFISLLMSKSMALRSVGGVVIDTPRNEMEHWLLETVRRQASQAGIGMPTVAIYDAPDMNAFATGAKRDDSLVAVSTGLLHNMTRDEAEAVLAHEVSHIANGDMVTMTLMQGVVNTFVIFLSRFIANIVASRDSEEGEGSNMMVYFGVSMVLELVFGLLASFITMWYSRRREFYADAGAAQLVGKHKMIAALERLKMGQESHLEGSMMAFGITGKRSLSELMMTHPPLEKRIAALRNM, from the coding sequence ATGAAACGTATATTGTTATTCTTAGCAACTAACCTTGCTGTCGTATTGGTGCTTAGTGTTGTTTTGAATATTGTTTATGCCGTCACGGGTATGCAACCAGGGAGTTTGTCTGGTCTGTTAGTGATGGCGGCTGTGTTTGGCTTTGGCGGTGCATTTATTTCACTGTTGATGTCGAAAAGTATGGCCTTACGCTCAGTGGGTGGTGTTGTCATTGATACTCCACGCAATGAGATGGAACATTGGCTATTGGAAACGGTACGTCGCCAAGCAAGCCAAGCGGGTATCGGTATGCCAACGGTGGCGATTTATGATGCGCCAGATATGAATGCGTTTGCCACGGGGGCTAAGCGTGATGATTCTCTGGTCGCGGTCTCAACGGGTTTGCTGCACAACATGACGCGTGATGAAGCCGAAGCCGTGCTGGCTCATGAAGTTAGCCACATTGCTAACGGTGACATGGTCACCATGACGCTGATGCAAGGGGTGGTAAACACCTTCGTGATCTTCTTGTCACGCTTTATTGCCAATATCGTGGCTTCACGTGATTCGGAAGAAGGTGAAGGCAGCAACATGATGGTCTATTTCGGTGTCTCTATGGTTTTGGAGCTGGTATTTGGTTTGCTGGCAAGCTTTATCACCATGTGGTACAGCCGCCGTCGTGAATTCTACGCTGATGCGGGGGCCGCGCAGTTAGTCGGTAAACACAAGATGATTGCGGCGTTAGAACGTCTGAAAATGGGTCAGGAGTCGCATCTTGAAGGTTCGATGATGGCGTTTGGCATCACAGGTAAACGCTCTCTATCCGAATTAATGATGACTCACCCACCCCTTGAAAAACGTATCGCAGCACTGCGCAATATGTAA
- a CDS encoding DUF1365 domain-containing protein — translation MPVPQDSAEWQSCLMVGHVRHRRFTPVEHALNYPLFMPCIDLDEWPQLADKVWGLGERWWHWARFRREDYLGQGPLKQAVLDKVEQLTGERIEGGRVVALLHLRYLEIYFSPVNFYYVYDSEKRWRYLLAEVSNTPWNERHYYAVPAQAALTFEEAAVIKWQHAKAFHVSPFNPIEQRYHWKIKPLTRALMIHLECHRSDKEFDATLAMQAEPLSASNLLPRLIKTPIMAVKVVLGIYWHAFKLWRKGAPFYAHPDQTQNNNKEQPHVK, via the coding sequence ATGCCTGTGCCCCAAGATAGCGCCGAGTGGCAAAGTTGTTTGATGGTTGGACACGTCAGACACCGACGTTTTACGCCGGTCGAGCACGCACTCAATTATCCGCTGTTTATGCCTTGTATTGATTTAGATGAATGGCCACAGTTGGCGGATAAAGTGTGGGGATTGGGTGAGCGTTGGTGGCATTGGGCGCGTTTTCGCCGTGAGGATTACCTCGGGCAAGGCCCGCTCAAACAAGCGGTGCTTGATAAGGTCGAGCAACTGACGGGAGAGCGAATAGAAGGCGGCAGAGTGGTGGCTTTGCTGCATCTGCGCTATCTCGAAATCTATTTTAGCCCAGTCAACTTTTACTACGTCTACGATAGCGAAAAGCGTTGGCGTTATTTGCTGGCTGAAGTCAGTAATACCCCGTGGAACGAGCGCCACTACTATGCGGTTCCAGCACAAGCAGCATTAACCTTTGAAGAGGCTGCCGTGATTAAGTGGCAGCATGCGAAAGCGTTTCATGTTTCGCCATTCAATCCCATCGAACAGAGATACCACTGGAAAATTAAACCCTTAACTCGCGCGCTGATGATCCATCTTGAGTGTCATCGTAGTGATAAAGAGTTTGATGCTACCTTAGCGATGCAGGCTGAACCCTTGAGCGCAAGCAATTTATTACCTCGATTGATCAAAACGCCGATCATGGCAGTAAAAGTGGTATTAGGCATTTATTGGCACGCTTTCAAATTGTGGCGCAAAGGTGCCCCGTTTTATGCGCACCCAGACCAAACTCAGAACAATAATAAGGAGCAACCTCATGTTAAATAG
- the bioD gene encoding dethiobiotin synthase, producing MRNAIFIAGTDTDVGKTVASKAILQALAAQNIATIGYKPVAAGSDKTEFGYRNSDALHLMKAATVTMPYDDVNPYALALPTSPHIAAKHENVVIDYALLSNKLAKHKQNAELVVVEGAGGWRVPTSDSDCLSTWVKQERLPVILVVGIKLGCLSHAILTAEAIRADGLELIGWVANRINPGTEHYAEIIEHLEGRLGAPKLGEIPYMPSAKRQELGKYINLEYVLETTPTA from the coding sequence ATGAGAAATGCAATTTTTATCGCAGGGACGGATACCGACGTTGGGAAAACAGTCGCATCAAAAGCGATTCTTCAGGCGCTAGCGGCGCAGAATATTGCCACGATTGGTTACAAACCAGTGGCGGCGGGTAGTGATAAAACGGAATTTGGCTATCGCAATTCAGATGCTTTGCATCTCATGAAAGCAGCAACAGTGACAATGCCGTATGACGATGTGAATCCTTACGCTTTGGCTCTGCCGACATCTCCTCACATTGCAGCTAAACATGAAAATGTGGTGATTGATTATGCGTTGCTGAGTAATAAGCTAGCGAAACATAAACAAAATGCGGAGTTGGTGGTAGTTGAGGGGGCTGGTGGTTGGCGAGTACCCACATCGGATTCTGATTGTTTATCCACTTGGGTTAAACAAGAGCGCTTGCCCGTGATTTTAGTCGTTGGAATTAAGTTAGGTTGCTTGAGCCATGCAATTTTAACGGCGGAAGCGATTCGTGCCGATGGCCTTGAGTTGATCGGCTGGGTTGCTAACCGGATTAACCCAGGGACTGAGCATTATGCGGAGATCATTGAGCATCTAGAGGGGCGGCTCGGTGCACCGAAATTGGGGGAAATCCCTTATATGCCGAGCGCGAAGCGTCAGGAATTGGGTAAGTATATCAATCTCGAGTACGTGCTAGAAACGACGCCTACCGCGTAA
- a CDS encoding DUF2878 domain-containing protein codes for MALVAISLWFDLLWALAVLGQQTWLWLTALLVVATYGLTAIQRHPLLEKMVWMALVGIMIDSSNMLLGLLSFADDQFPLWLVALWFAFTWYAGHLLPQLNQYSHTLLCLAGGVLGSLSYWFGFRIGAVGWEYPTFIVMLALFLEWIGITWLLLKVMRHEKRTYNPIRFARERTWLRRRR; via the coding sequence ATGGCGTTAGTGGCGATATCATTATGGTTTGACCTGCTCTGGGCACTGGCTGTCTTGGGGCAGCAAACCTGGTTATGGCTCACCGCATTACTGGTGGTTGCCACCTATGGCTTAACGGCAATCCAGCGTCATCCATTGTTAGAAAAAATGGTGTGGATGGCGCTGGTGGGCATCATGATAGACAGCAGCAATATGCTGCTTGGATTACTCTCCTTTGCCGACGATCAATTTCCACTTTGGTTGGTGGCACTCTGGTTTGCCTTTACTTGGTATGCAGGCCACTTACTGCCGCAGCTTAACCAATATTCCCATACTCTTCTGTGTCTCGCAGGAGGCGTTCTGGGTAGTTTAAGTTATTGGTTTGGTTTCCGAATAGGTGCGGTTGGTTGGGAATACCCCACCTTTATCGTCATGTTGGCACTGTTTTTGGAATGGATAGGTATCACTTGGTTACTGTTGAAGGTAATGAGGCATGAAAAAAGGACTTATAACCCTATTCGTTTTGCTCGCGAGCGGACTTGGTTACGCCGCCGTCGCTAA
- the bioC gene encoding malonyl-ACP O-methyltransferase BioC, giving the protein MSMTACELYTELKDKSAIAQAFGKAAEHYDRHAAFQRDVGLRLLDKMPSRMDGLLVLDLGCGTGYFSALLRERGAQVVCADISLAMLEQARQRCGDEGMHYQLADAEQLPLTPASFDLVFSSLALQWCEDLSLPLREVRRVLKPQGQAFVSTLLDGSLFELQEAWRSVDHHRHINQFISINQVKIALAQAECAQHHLDLAPITVWYETAFALMRDLKGIGANHVNGRSTGLISRRTLAKVELAYQSFRNQQGLVPATYQVCLGVIHR; this is encoded by the coding sequence ATGAGTATGACCGCTTGCGAACTTTATACAGAGCTGAAAGATAAAAGTGCTATTGCTCAAGCTTTCGGCAAAGCCGCCGAGCATTATGATCGACATGCGGCCTTTCAACGCGATGTTGGATTACGTTTGCTCGATAAAATGCCGAGTCGAATGGATGGCTTGTTGGTGCTCGATCTCGGTTGCGGAACGGGGTATTTTTCTGCGTTACTGCGTGAACGTGGTGCGCAGGTGGTATGCGCCGATATTTCTTTAGCCATGCTTGAGCAAGCAAGGCAACGCTGTGGCGATGAGGGTATGCATTACCAGTTAGCGGATGCCGAGCAACTGCCTTTAACACCAGCCAGTTTCGATTTGGTGTTTTCTAGCTTAGCGCTGCAATGGTGTGAAGATTTATCTTTGCCTTTGCGTGAGGTACGGCGAGTGCTCAAACCACAAGGTCAAGCCTTTGTTTCGACCTTGCTCGATGGCTCCTTGTTTGAGCTACAAGAGGCTTGGCGAAGTGTTGATCACCATCGTCATATCAATCAGTTCATTTCCATCAATCAGGTAAAAATTGCGTTAGCGCAAGCCGAGTGTGCGCAACATCACTTAGACTTAGCGCCAATCACCGTTTGGTATGAGACAGCCTTCGCACTGATGCGCGATCTAAAAGGGATCGGTGCCAATCATGTCAATGGGCGTTCAACGGGGCTGATCAGTCGCCGAACGTTGGCAAAAGTTGAGTTGGCCTACCAATCATTTCGTAACCAACAGGGTCTTGTGCCTGCCACATATCAAGTTTGTTTAGGGGTTATTCACCGATGA
- a CDS encoding chalcone isomerase family protein has product MLASGLGYAAVANAAQAEHKTFQRWAEWPVVGQATLSWLWLDIYSSQLRAPDGQYHESQDVSPHPVALEIRYLRDISSKQLVDATEYQWRKLGFTAPQTQAWLKQLQQILPDVATGDRLVYVSDGQRGEFFFSRQQQTERSVGSIDDEAFNDAFLSIWLSPQTEYLTLRNQLIGMNRP; this is encoded by the coding sequence TTGCTCGCGAGCGGACTTGGTTACGCCGCCGTCGCTAATGCGGCGCAAGCGGAGCATAAAACTTTCCAGCGATGGGCAGAATGGCCAGTCGTTGGACAGGCAACCCTTTCATGGCTGTGGTTGGACATCTACTCCTCGCAGTTGCGAGCGCCTGATGGCCAGTATCATGAGTCGCAAGATGTCTCGCCACATCCAGTGGCTCTTGAGATCCGTTATTTGCGCGATATCAGCAGTAAACAGTTGGTGGATGCCACTGAGTATCAGTGGCGAAAACTTGGATTCACCGCGCCGCAAACCCAAGCGTGGTTGAAGCAACTGCAGCAAATACTGCCGGATGTCGCGACGGGAGATCGCCTAGTGTATGTCTCTGATGGGCAGCGCGGAGAGTTTTTCTTTAGTCGCCAGCAACAGACGGAACGTTCGGTAGGCAGCATTGATGATGAAGCGTTTAATGATGCTTTTCTCTCCATTTGGCTGTCGCCGCAAACGGAATATTTAACCTTGCGTAATCAATTGATAGGAATGAATCGACCATGA
- the hflD gene encoding high frequency lysogenization protein HflD, which yields MANAIYDRTIAFAGICQAVALVQQVAKNGYCDSDAFETSLKAITCTNPSNTLEVFGHESQLKLGLECLVKGIDSTPSGSEITRYLISLMALERKLSGRRDTMSQLGDRIQMIERQLEHFDLFDDQMISNLASIYLDVISPIGPRIQVTGTPAVLQQTANQHKVRALLLSGIRCAVLWRQVGGRRRHLIFGRKKMIEQAQILLARI from the coding sequence GTGGCTAACGCAATTTACGACCGTACCATCGCTTTCGCTGGCATTTGTCAGGCAGTGGCACTTGTGCAGCAAGTCGCCAAAAATGGGTACTGTGATTCTGATGCGTTTGAAACGTCGCTCAAAGCGATTACTTGTACCAATCCAAGTAACACGCTTGAAGTTTTCGGTCACGAAAGTCAGCTCAAGCTCGGCTTAGAGTGCTTGGTCAAAGGGATTGACAGCACGCCATCAGGTAGCGAAATCACCCGTTACCTGATCAGCCTAATGGCGCTTGAGCGTAAATTAAGTGGTCGCCGCGATACCATGAGCCAACTCGGTGACCGCATTCAAATGATTGAGCGTCAGCTTGAGCATTTTGACTTATTTGATGATCAGATGATCAGTAACCTCGCCAGCATTTACCTTGATGTGATTAGCCCAATTGGCCCACGCATTCAAGTCACTGGCACACCAGCCGTATTACAGCAAACCGCTAACCAGCACAAAGTGCGCGCCCTACTCCTGTCAGGGATCCGCTGCGCCGTATTGTGGCGTCAGGTTGGTGGACGCCGTCGTCACCTGATTTTCGGTCGTAAAAAGATGATCGAACAAGCGCAGATTTTGTTAGCGCGAATCTAA
- a CDS encoding DUF3833 domain-containing protein, with translation MRLAKCWLLLLCIWLSGCSAEIDDYRAMTPKFDLFNYFVGTTHAWGMVQDYTEKQTRRFEVVIEGRIENNQLILVEDFVFDDGEKDQRIWTINRTADDEYEGRADDIIGTARGKEVGNALQWQYDFVLQRDSGDVQVHFDDWLYRQDDKRVFNLTKIRKFGLEVGRITLFFEKQE, from the coding sequence ATGAGATTGGCTAAATGTTGGCTATTACTACTCTGTATCTGGCTTAGTGGATGCTCGGCAGAGATTGATGATTATCGTGCGATGACGCCTAAGTTTGATCTCTTCAATTACTTTGTCGGAACGACACATGCGTGGGGTATGGTGCAAGACTATACCGAGAAGCAGACGCGCCGTTTTGAGGTGGTAATTGAAGGTCGAATTGAGAATAACCAACTGATTTTAGTCGAAGACTTCGTGTTTGATGATGGGGAGAAGGATCAACGGATCTGGACGATTAACCGAACGGCTGATGATGAGTACGAAGGACGAGCGGATGACATTATTGGAACGGCTCGCGGTAAAGAAGTGGGAAATGCACTGCAGTGGCAATACGATTTTGTGTTGCAACGCGACAGCGGCGATGTGCAAGTACACTTCGATGACTGGTTGTATCGACAAGATGACAAGCGGGTATTTAATTTAACCAAAATTCGCAAATTTGGTCTTGAAGTCGGTCGGATTACTCTGTTTTTTGAAAAGCAGGAGTGA
- a CDS encoding SDR family oxidoreductase, which produces MTAVFITGATSGIGKQLALDYAIQGWQVIACGRNQPVLDSLQAQHANIFPLAFDVTDHPGTKAALAQLPCQPELWILNAGDCEYIDDGKMDVTLMARVFNINVLGVAAVIEGIQPHLSRGHRVAIVGSIASELVLPRAEAYGASKAAVAYLARTLQLDWRPLGIEVTTIFPGFVATPLTDRNTFAMPMIITVERAAQEIKAGLARGVSQLYFPKRFTWLIRLLGALPYAWQGRLVRRLLKA; this is translated from the coding sequence ATGACCGCGGTGTTCATTACCGGTGCGACCTCCGGAATTGGTAAACAACTGGCATTGGATTATGCCATACAGGGTTGGCAAGTTATTGCGTGTGGACGTAATCAGCCGGTGTTAGACAGCTTGCAGGCACAACACGCCAATATTTTTCCCTTGGCGTTTGATGTCACCGATCATCCCGGTACAAAAGCGGCATTAGCGCAGCTTCCATGTCAGCCAGAACTCTGGATTTTAAATGCGGGCGATTGTGAATACATCGATGATGGCAAGATGGATGTCACACTGATGGCACGTGTGTTCAATATCAATGTGCTTGGCGTAGCGGCGGTGATTGAAGGTATACAGCCACATTTGTCGCGTGGTCACCGTGTGGCGATTGTCGGCTCGATTGCCAGTGAGTTGGTCTTGCCGCGAGCAGAAGCTTATGGCGCTTCCAAAGCGGCCGTCGCTTATTTAGCACGAACGCTTCAACTCGATTGGCGTCCGCTTGGTATCGAAGTTACCACCATTTTTCCGGGCTTTGTCGCCACACCACTCACGGATCGCAATACTTTTGCCATGCCGATGATCATCACAGTAGAGCGTGCCGCCCAGGAGATCAAAGCTGGCTTGGCGCGCGGTGTGTCACAACTCTATTTCCCTAAACGATTTACTTGGCTGATTCGGCTACTCGGTGCTTTGCCTTATGCATGGCAAGGTCGCTTAGTTCGACGTCTGTTGAAGGCTTAA